From one Staphylococcus kloosii genomic stretch:
- a CDS encoding amidohydrolase, with amino-acid sequence MNEQEFVTKHRRYLHQHPELSLHEFETTKYIASFLDELGVAYERPLETGLIAYLPGNGAKTIAFRADIDALPIFEENDVDYRSLNDNVMHACGHDGHTTALMLFVRRCKEWSDQGQLPQNVVFIFQPAEETGGGANRLIKANAFENYPIEAVFGVHVMPFVEEGSVAIRDEEITASATEYRFYLNGLSSHVADKEQGHSCGEALQHVLAQVGNIQQYHLNGLKRNIVHMGRFEAGEAINTVPSNGYLEGTIRTYDENDLAIVKQQMLKIAESVKLLFNVECEVDFAEGYPPTYNSPKLRNNVENALKNAELKVIDKTTPYLFGEDFSFYSQLAPSYFVFVGTKDEVKGYVTGLHTSHLNFNEYMLIKVADYYQQILFNYDEV; translated from the coding sequence ATGAATGAACAAGAATTTGTAACAAAACATAGACGTTATCTACATCAACATCCAGAGTTAAGTTTACATGAATTTGAAACGACAAAATATATTGCCTCTTTTTTAGATGAACTAGGCGTAGCGTATGAGCGTCCCTTAGAAACGGGGTTAATTGCCTATTTACCTGGTAATGGTGCTAAAACAATCGCCTTCCGTGCTGATATAGACGCCCTACCTATATTTGAAGAAAATGATGTTGATTATAGAAGTTTGAATGACAATGTTATGCACGCATGTGGACACGATGGTCATACGACTGCATTAATGTTATTTGTTCGTCGTTGTAAAGAATGGTCAGATCAAGGACAACTACCTCAAAACGTAGTCTTTATTTTCCAACCGGCTGAAGAAACTGGCGGTGGTGCCAATAGACTTATCAAAGCTAATGCATTTGAAAACTACCCTATTGAAGCTGTATTTGGTGTTCACGTAATGCCATTTGTTGAGGAAGGTTCAGTTGCGATTCGAGATGAGGAAATAACGGCAAGTGCTACAGAATATCGTTTTTATTTAAACGGTCTATCAAGTCATGTTGCCGATAAAGAACAAGGTCATTCTTGTGGTGAAGCGTTACAACATGTTTTAGCTCAAGTTGGTAATATTCAGCAATATCATTTAAACGGATTGAAAAGAAATATAGTACATATGGGTCGATTCGAAGCCGGTGAAGCGATTAATACTGTACCGAGTAATGGCTATTTAGAAGGTACAATTCGTACATACGATGAAAATGATTTAGCTATTGTTAAACAACAAATGCTTAAAATAGCGGAAAGTGTAAAATTATTATTTAATGTTGAATGCGAAGTAGACTTTGCCGAAGGTTACCCGCCTACTTATAATAGCCCTAAATTAAGAAATAACGTAGAAAATGCATTAAAAAATGCTGAATTAAAAGTTATAGATAAAACAACACCTTATCTTTTTGGGGAAGATTTTAGTTTCTATAGTCAATTAGCACCAAGTTATTTTGTGTTTGTTGGAACTAAAGATGAAGTTAAAGGTTATGTAACCGGCTTACATACTTCACATTTAAATTTTAATGAATATATGTTAATTAAAGTCGCTGATTATTATCAACAAATACTATTTAATTATGATGAGGTGTAA